The DNA segment ACAGACGAGGGTGAACCGTGCGATGTTTTGGAGTTTGTGGCAACCGATTGGGACGAAAACAGGATTATTTTGCGCCTTGCCCTTCAAGAAGCCCTTGCACGGTTGTCCGAAAAAGACCGCTTCCTTGTTCATTGTTTGTTCTGGGAGGGAAAAAGTCAGGCAGAAGTGGCGCAAGGGTTGGGGATCAGTCGCCGCGCTGTGCGAAAGCGCCTCAACGCTGTCTTGAAGAAACTGAGAGCGATGTTGGAATAGGGCGCTGAAAGGTCATCGCCCAAAAACGCTAAAACTGGCGACGAAAGCGACAAAAATTAGGTTCCTCTTTTGACGGGCGAAAGGGGATTAATAAGTGGGACGGGTCATCGGAGGGCGCGTCTCCTGACGCGCCGAACGGATGTTTGATGAGGCGGTGGCTCAGGAGAGCCGCCTTCTGAAGAGAATCATGGTTAAATGTGGTGTTACTGGTTTGGTAAAACAAGTCGGAGGGTGAAAAGGATGGCAGGGGGCAGACAAGGCTTCAATGGCTGGAAGCGGCGATGAAACCTGAAAAGAGGCTGAGGTTTTTGGTCGGTGTGCTGGTCA comes from the bacterium HR17 genome and includes:
- the sigF_3 gene encoding RNA polymerase sigma-F factor, coding for MQGIKAALQRAQRWQRPPNWTKREWQAELFALARAAACQCLFEQPDADDNTLTRYILAALKRFWREEWAYAARCVPLVEPSLPTDEGEPCDVLEFVATDWDENRIILRLALQEALARLSEKDRFLVHCLFWEGKSQAEVAQGLGISRRAVRKRLNAVLKKLRAMLE